One Candidatus Babeliales bacterium genomic window carries:
- a CDS encoding NUDIX hydrolase: MEQTNSLQHLLANYLPTDPAEQEYKTTILAFLDQYPNAFERSLDVGHITASAWLVNKDNTKALLTHHRKLDMWVQLGGHCDGNTDPLAVATKEAQEESGIMGVQPVSCDIFDIDIHLIPENKKEKAHYHYDVRFLLQVVGDEEAITSDESHALAWIDKNRDNLPTNERSVVRMFDKWLDRI, from the coding sequence ATGGAACAAACTAATTCTTTACAGCATCTATTAGCAAATTATCTACCAACTGATCCAGCAGAGCAAGAATATAAAACTACTATTCTTGCGTTCCTTGACCAATATCCCAATGCCTTTGAGCGTTCGCTTGATGTTGGGCACATTACAGCATCTGCATGGTTAGTGAATAAAGATAATACCAAGGCGTTATTAACTCACCACCGCAAGCTTGATATGTGGGTCCAGTTAGGTGGGCATTGTGATGGCAATACAGATCCTCTTGCAGTTGCAACAAAAGAAGCGCAAGAAGAGTCGGGTATTATGGGAGTACAACCAGTCAGTTGTGATATTTTTGATATAGATATACATCTTATTCCTGAAAATAAAAAAGAAAAAGCACATTATCATTATGATGTGCGGTTTTTGCTGCAGGTGGTTGGCGATGAGGAAGCTATCACAAGTGATGAATCACATGCCCTTGCATGGATAGATAAAAACAGAGATAATCTACCAACAAATGAGCGCTCTGTCGTTCGCATGTTTGATAAATGGTTGGATAGAATATGA
- a CDS encoding glucose-6-phosphate dehydrogenase, which produces MKNITIILFGATGDLSKRKIIPALYRFVAHKKLENFIIVGAAFDDVTADQMINAARPFVQSGDEDVWNTLRMNSYYKKINFTEKDDYEELNAFVQKCESSHRALEESPSTSSGRAQEIDRKIELCKYNRLFYLATGSQFFCPITYHIARIGLLQRKEVRDAAWHRIVYEKPFGHDVKSAHEINECIKNTINESQVYRIDHYLTKEVVSNIAMIRFTNCVLEPLWSNRYIDQVQIILSESGGIEGRGMYYDTAGALRDVVQNHMLEMLALVCMESPEKLTGDYIRAERVKVLEKVRFVDGILGQYNGYASEKHVNPDSCTDTYASLKLAVDTPRWLGVPFYLKTGKCLNKKETIIHIKFKQVDCLLMRGCPMDSNWLTIQIAPEAIFLLTLNAKVPGQAEQVMPVGMEFCHSCLYGLQTPEAYEVLLEEIMRGEQSISVRFDEIEYAWKVIDVIEAQKLPVYQYAQGSTGPQEEKQHMEKHGMRWRT; this is translated from the coding sequence ATGAAAAATATAACAATAATTCTTTTTGGTGCAACAGGGGATTTAAGTAAACGCAAAATAATTCCCGCATTGTATCGGTTTGTAGCGCATAAAAAATTAGAGAATTTTATCATTGTTGGTGCAGCGTTTGATGACGTAACAGCAGATCAGATGATTAATGCAGCACGTCCATTTGTGCAAAGTGGTGATGAGGATGTTTGGAATACGCTACGGATGAATAGTTATTATAAAAAAATTAATTTTACTGAAAAAGATGATTATGAAGAACTCAATGCTTTTGTACAAAAATGTGAATCATCACATAGAGCGCTCGAAGAGTCTCCTTCAACAAGTTCAGGACGAGCGCAGGAAATTGATAGAAAGATAGAATTGTGTAAGTATAATCGACTCTTTTATCTCGCAACAGGATCACAATTTTTTTGTCCTATAACGTATCACATTGCACGGATTGGTTTATTACAGCGTAAAGAAGTGCGCGATGCTGCATGGCATAGAATTGTCTACGAGAAACCATTTGGACATGATGTAAAATCAGCTCATGAAATTAATGAATGTATTAAAAACACGATCAATGAGTCGCAGGTGTATCGTATTGATCATTATTTAACCAAAGAAGTTGTCAGTAATATTGCGATGATTCGCTTTACTAATTGTGTACTTGAACCATTGTGGTCAAATAGATACATTGATCAGGTGCAAATTATCTTGAGCGAAAGTGGCGGTATTGAAGGACGAGGTATGTACTACGATACTGCAGGTGCACTGCGTGATGTGGTGCAAAACCATATGTTGGAAATGCTTGCGTTAGTTTGCATGGAATCTCCTGAAAAATTAACTGGTGATTATATTCGTGCTGAACGTGTAAAAGTTTTAGAGAAAGTACGATTTGTTGATGGTATTTTGGGCCAGTACAACGGATACGCATCCGAAAAACATGTGAATCCAGATTCATGCACTGATACGTATGCATCACTCAAGCTTGCAGTTGATACACCACGATGGTTGGGTGTACCTTTTTATTTAAAAACAGGTAAATGTTTGAATAAAAAAGAAACGATAATTCATATCAAATTTAAGCAAGTTGATTGTTTGTTGATGCGCGGTTGTCCAATGGATTCTAATTGGTTGACGATACAAATAGCCCCTGAGGCAATATTTTTGTTAACCCTCAATGCAAAAGTTCCTGGGCAAGCAGAACAAGTAATGCCAGTTGGCATGGAGTTTTGTCATAGTTGTCTGTATGGTTTGCAAACACCTGAGGCATACGAAGTGTTGCTTGAAGAAATAATGCGCGGTGAACAGTCAATTTCTGTCAGATTTGATGAAATTGAATATGCATGGAAAGTAATTGATGTAATTGAAGCACAGAAATTACCTGTATATCAGTATGCGCAAGGATCTACTGGTCCACAAGAAGAAAAACAACACATGGAAAAACATGGTATGAGGTGGCGAACATGA
- the gnd gene encoding decarboxylating 6-phosphogluconate dehydrogenase codes for MNVAIIGLGKMGEALAYRAVQGGHELFGFDVNADMCAAAEKSGVHIVTNVADFAHKNIHVFWLMIPQGDLIDKVIAQLQPVLQAGDIIIDGGNSKFTDSMRRAQELALSSIFFIDCGTSGGVHGRENGFCLMVGGDKKAYDTIEPLLLSVAATGGCAYVGPSGAGHYVKMVHNGIEYGLLQAYAEGFHLLKNGEFESAHFDLEKIASLWNHGSVIRSWILELVQDVMKDDQELTDIAGNVASTGMGKWTVERAHTSHIPVAVIEESLKVRELSEKTGGNYATKIVAMLRNKFGGHAVTKK; via the coding sequence ATGAACGTGGCAATAATTGGACTTGGCAAAATGGGAGAGGCGCTTGCGTACCGTGCGGTGCAAGGTGGTCATGAACTATTTGGTTTTGATGTGAATGCAGATATGTGTGCAGCAGCAGAAAAAAGTGGTGTGCATATTGTTACAAATGTTGCTGATTTTGCACACAAAAATATTCATGTTTTTTGGTTGATGATTCCCCAGGGCGATCTTATTGATAAAGTAATTGCTCAACTGCAACCAGTATTGCAAGCGGGGGATATTATTATCGATGGTGGAAACAGCAAATTCACCGATTCTATGCGTCGTGCACAAGAACTTGCATTGTCCAGCATTTTTTTTATAGATTGTGGAACATCAGGTGGAGTACATGGGCGTGAGAACGGATTTTGTTTGATGGTCGGTGGAGACAAAAAAGCATATGACACAATAGAACCACTCTTACTTTCTGTTGCGGCGACTGGTGGATGTGCATATGTGGGGCCTTCTGGTGCAGGACATTACGTAAAAATGGTACATAATGGAATTGAATATGGATTGTTGCAAGCATACGCAGAAGGTTTTCATCTTCTCAAAAATGGTGAATTTGAATCTGCACACTTTGATCTTGAGAAAATTGCATCATTGTGGAATCATGGCTCAGTAATCCGTTCATGGATTTTGGAATTAGTACAAGATGTTATGAAGGATGATCAAGAATTGACTGATATTGCAGGCAATGTTGCTTCAACAGGTATGGGTAAGTGGACAGTTGAACGTGCGCATACATCACATATTCCGGTTGCCGTGATTGAAGAATCATTAAAAGTGCGAGAATTATCAGAAAAAACAGGCGGCAACTATGCAACTAAAATTGTTGCTATGCTGCGTAATAAATTTGGTGGTCATGCTGTAACAAAAAAATGA
- a CDS encoding cyclase family protein, with amino-acid sequence MKVIDISWPISKVTTGYKDRYVVSVDDVKNFNRDGVRETNIHLSSHSGTHVDAPSHFLKEGKTIDEMHLDRLIGDCVVLDMTTCAERITRDCLMAHDNDIVQGGIVLLRTTNSDLSPTDKFSPHFVYLEASGAKYLAEKKIKSVGIDYLGIEHSQPGHPTHEYLMHADIAVVEGLRLGHVQPGKYLFVCLPLNMIGLEAAPARAVLMAK; translated from the coding sequence ATGAAAGTGATTGATATTAGTTGGCCAATTAGCAAAGTAACAACGGGTTATAAAGACAGATATGTGGTAAGTGTTGATGATGTTAAAAACTTTAATCGCGATGGTGTGCGAGAAACAAATATTCACCTCAGTTCCCATTCTGGTACACATGTTGATGCGCCATCTCATTTTCTCAAAGAGGGTAAAACAATTGACGAAATGCATCTTGACCGACTGATTGGTGATTGCGTAGTGCTTGATATGACAACATGCGCAGAACGCATCACTCGTGATTGCCTTATGGCGCATGATAACGATATTGTCCAAGGTGGCATTGTGTTATTGCGCACAACTAATAGTGACCTTTCTCCAACCGATAAGTTTAGTCCTCATTTTGTGTATCTTGAAGCAAGTGGGGCAAAATATTTAGCAGAAAAAAAAATAAAATCAGTTGGTATTGATTATCTTGGCATCGAACATAGTCAGCCAGGTCATCCAACACATGAATATTTAATGCACGCAGATATTGCTGTTGTTGAGGGATTACGATTGGGACATGTGCAACCAGGCAAGTATCTTTTTGTGTGTTTGCCACTTAATATGATTGGCCTCGAAGCAGCACCTGCACGTGCAGTGTTAATGGCAAAATAA
- a CDS encoding DJ-1/PfpI family protein — translation MDETAIVLVIASNGFQQVEYSDTKKVIEDAGFTVTTASDKAGTATAKNGSTVAVDITLDKVIPSNYAGIFFIGGPGALEHLDNTTSYKIAQETFFQNKPIGAICIATRILAKAGVLHDKYATGWNEDGELDQIFAENNVIYVPEEKVVVVDNVITATDPSVAQDFGKHIVEMLQNQQRWG, via the coding sequence ATGGATGAAACAGCAATAGTGCTGGTGATTGCATCGAATGGATTTCAACAGGTTGAATACAGTGACACCAAAAAAGTTATCGAAGATGCGGGATTTACGGTAACAACCGCAAGTGATAAAGCAGGAACTGCCACAGCAAAGAATGGATCTACTGTAGCGGTTGATATTACTTTAGACAAAGTTATACCAAGCAATTATGCAGGAATTTTCTTTATTGGTGGCCCAGGAGCATTGGAACACTTGGATAACACCACTAGCTACAAAATTGCCCAAGAAACTTTTTTCCAAAACAAACCAATCGGCGCAATTTGCATTGCAACACGCATTTTAGCAAAAGCCGGTGTGTTGCACGATAAGTATGCAACTGGATGGAATGAAGACGGTGAATTAGATCAGATATTTGCTGAAAATAACGTAATCTATGTTCCAGAAGAAAAAGTTGTTGTTGTTGATAATGTTATCACAGCAACTGATCCATCAGTGGCACAAGATTTTGGCAAACATATTGTAGAGATGTTACAAAATCAACAGCGTTGGGGATAA
- a CDS encoding transketolase has protein sequence MKNFLKNVELIKHKAYFLRRWSIIAPAQAGSGHTTSCLSAADIVAVLFFYAMRFDPYDYKNPDNDRFILSKGHAAPLLYAAWRELGLLTDEEMLSYRKFDSVLEGHPTKRFAYAETATGALGIGLSVGVGTALCAKLDKRNYRTYVLMGDSESSEGSVWEAVQVAAHYNLDNLICCIDVNNLGQSTETMLDYNIKRYVDICTSFGWHVFDVDGHNVQALMDVFDKAHQVHGKPVMIIAKTVKGYGVNLAAGLQGFHGKAFTGEQEEEALEQLQKNFPDAVEYSDDFDWQPRKPEKSVTAYTGAQTIIEIPNCAYKKGAMVATRKAYGTALAQLGDTCEAIVCLDAEVKNSTFAEIFETVHPERFFQCFIAEQNMVGMGVGFDCRGRIPFISTFSSFFSRAHDQIRMAAIGSAALRLVGSHCGVSIGQDGPSQMGLEDIALMRCLPNSVVLYPSDAVSTHKLVEHMARHSDGISYLRTTRMETPVLYDNNEDFPIGGCKVLRQTDKDVACIVGAGVTLHEALKAHQILAKDNIFVAVIDLYSIKPLDAATLISVAKLSQNKIITVEDHYPEGGIGEAVLSALCNQNISIQSLAVERLPRSGKPEELLAFEGIDAAAIVKIVAKQ, from the coding sequence ATGAAAAACTTCCTAAAAAACGTAGAATTAATTAAGCATAAAGCGTATTTCTTGCGTCGTTGGTCGATTATTGCACCAGCGCAGGCAGGTTCAGGTCATACAACGTCATGTTTATCCGCAGCAGATATTGTTGCGGTACTTTTTTTTTATGCGATGCGTTTTGATCCTTATGATTACAAAAATCCTGACAATGATCGTTTTATTTTATCAAAAGGTCATGCAGCTCCATTGTTATATGCAGCATGGCGAGAACTTGGCTTATTAACTGATGAGGAAATGCTTTCGTACAGAAAATTCGATTCTGTTTTAGAGGGTCATCCAACAAAACGTTTTGCGTATGCTGAAACAGCAACTGGTGCTCTTGGAATAGGTCTTTCTGTTGGAGTGGGAACTGCACTGTGCGCCAAACTTGATAAGCGCAATTATCGCACCTATGTTTTGATGGGTGATAGTGAATCATCTGAAGGTAGCGTGTGGGAAGCGGTACAAGTAGCAGCACATTATAATCTTGATAATCTGATTTGTTGTATTGATGTGAATAATCTTGGGCAAAGTACAGAGACAATGCTTGATTATAATATCAAACGATATGTTGATATATGTACATCATTTGGTTGGCATGTGTTTGATGTTGATGGTCATAATGTGCAAGCATTAATGGACGTTTTTGACAAAGCTCATCAGGTACATGGTAAGCCAGTTATGATTATTGCAAAAACAGTTAAAGGTTACGGTGTAAACCTGGCTGCGGGATTGCAAGGTTTTCATGGCAAAGCGTTTACTGGAGAACAGGAAGAAGAAGCACTTGAACAATTACAAAAAAATTTCCCTGATGCTGTGGAGTATAGTGATGATTTTGATTGGCAACCACGAAAGCCTGAAAAATCAGTTACTGCGTATACTGGTGCACAAACAATAATTGAAATACCTAATTGTGCATATAAAAAAGGTGCAATGGTTGCAACGCGTAAAGCATATGGAACAGCACTTGCGCAACTTGGTGATACGTGTGAAGCAATTGTTTGTCTTGATGCTGAGGTAAAAAATTCAACATTTGCTGAAATTTTTGAAACTGTTCACCCCGAACGTTTTTTCCAATGCTTTATTGCTGAACAAAATATGGTAGGGATGGGTGTTGGTTTTGATTGTCGTGGCAGAATTCCCTTTATTTCGACATTCAGTTCATTTTTTTCCCGTGCGCATGACCAAATTCGTATGGCGGCAATTGGTAGTGCTGCATTGCGCTTAGTTGGTTCGCATTGTGGAGTGTCTATTGGGCAAGATGGTCCATCGCAAATGGGGCTTGAAGATATTGCATTAATGCGCTGCTTACCCAATTCTGTTGTGTTATATCCGTCTGATGCAGTTAGTACTCATAAACTTGTCGAACACATGGCACGTCACAGTGATGGCATTAGTTATTTACGTACAACACGTATGGAAACGCCGGTGCTCTATGATAATAACGAAGACTTTCCAATTGGCGGCTGCAAAGTTTTGCGCCAAACTGACAAAGATGTTGCATGCATTGTGGGTGCTGGGGTGACATTACATGAAGCGTTAAAAGCGCATCAAATTTTGGCCAAGGACAATATTTTTGTCGCGGTCATCGATTTGTACTCTATTAAGCCGCTCGATGCAGCTACGCTCATTTCCGTTGCAAAATTGTCACAAAATAAAATCATCACGGTCGAAGATCATTACCCAGAAGGTGGCATTGGTGAAGCTGTCTTAAGTGCACTGTGCAATCAAAACATCTCTATTCAATCGCTTGCAGTTGAGCGCTTGCCGCGTTCAGGTAAACCGGAAGAACTTTTAGCATTTGAAGGTATTGATGCTGCTGCTATTGTGAAAATTGTAGCAAAGCAGTAA
- a CDS encoding AAA family ATPase, with amino-acid sequence MKKLPIGIQNFSKLIKENCVYVDKTALIHQMITQGSYYFLSRPRRFGKSLLVSTLAEIFSGNKDLFAGFAIELLPYDWQKYPVIHISFSGIPCENPQDLEIGIKNFLQDIAQPYEIILDDKLKSGEMLKSLVKQLAQQNAVVLLIDEYDYAILRHIHDKATASAIRETLKNFYSAIKDLDQYLKFVFLTGISKFPKTSIFSGLNNLEDISLDRTFNTLLGYTATEIVGNFEPRLIHSAERLECSMQELLEEIRVWYDGYQFTREQNAIKMYNPFSVLLFLKNSEFSNYWFATGTPTFLINLLKAKDYPVENFEAAEATESELGAFDINIMPLKTLLFQTGYLTIHSYNANTRNYLLGYPNKECAQSLIEYIFASMT; translated from the coding sequence ATGAAAAAATTGCCGATAGGTATCCAGAATTTTTCTAAGTTAATTAAAGAAAATTGTGTGTATGTTGATAAAACCGCATTAATTCACCAGATGATTACGCAAGGTAGTTATTATTTTTTGTCTCGCCCAAGACGTTTTGGAAAATCTCTTTTGGTTTCCACGCTTGCTGAAATTTTTTCTGGGAATAAAGATTTGTTTGCTGGTTTTGCTATTGAATTATTACCCTATGATTGGCAAAAGTATCCGGTCATACACATTTCCTTTTCCGGTATTCCTTGTGAAAATCCTCAAGATTTAGAAATTGGTATTAAGAATTTTTTACAAGATATTGCACAGCCCTATGAAATTATTCTTGATGATAAGCTTAAATCGGGAGAAATGCTGAAATCTTTGGTCAAACAACTAGCACAACAAAATGCTGTTGTTCTGTTAATTGATGAATATGATTATGCAATTTTGAGGCATATACATGATAAGGCAACTGCAAGTGCAATACGTGAAACGTTGAAAAATTTTTATAGTGCCATCAAAGATCTGGATCAATATCTTAAATTTGTTTTTTTAACGGGAATAAGTAAGTTCCCAAAAACATCAATTTTTTCTGGTCTGAATAATTTGGAAGATATAAGTCTTGATCGTACATTCAACACGTTGTTGGGTTATACAGCAACTGAAATAGTTGGTAATTTTGAGCCGCGCTTAATCCATTCTGCTGAACGATTAGAATGCAGCATGCAAGAGCTTCTTGAAGAAATAAGAGTATGGTATGATGGCTACCAATTTACCAGAGAACAAAATGCTATAAAGATGTATAATCCATTTTCTGTTTTGTTGTTTTTAAAGAACAGCGAATTTTCTAACTATTGGTTTGCAACAGGAACGCCAACATTTCTTATTAATTTATTAAAAGCAAAAGATTATCCGGTAGAGAATTTCGAAGCGGCTGAGGCGACTGAAAGCGAATTGGGCGCTTTTGACATTAATATAATGCCTCTTAAAACATTACTTTTTCAGACTGGCTATTTAACAATTCATTCGTATAACGCAAATACCAGAAATTATCTTCTTGGATATCCAAATAAGGAATGCGCACAATCTCTCATTGAGTATATTTTTGCTTCAATGACGTAA
- a CDS encoding PD-(D/E)XK nuclease domain-containing protein produces MAAFESYNYEQLHEVLVQLYATVPYTIQIGEEKYYQTIFYLVLKMIGADIIVEQPTNIGRIDAVIQTKDTCFIIEFKINATASVALEQIKIKKYYQPYQSSGKKIVLVGIAFNTTIKNVSEVEFVELN; encoded by the coding sequence TTGGCAGCATTTGAGTCTTATAATTATGAACAATTGCATGAAGTCCTTGTGCAATTGTATGCGACTGTTCCTTATACCATTCAAATTGGCGAAGAAAAATATTATCAAACTATTTTTTATCTTGTTCTAAAAATGATTGGCGCGGACATTATTGTTGAACAACCGACAAATATTGGCAGAATAGATGCGGTAATTCAAACAAAAGATACGTGCTTTATTATTGAATTTAAGATTAATGCAACAGCTTCTGTAGCCTTAGAGCAGATTAAAATCAAAAAGTATTACCAGCCGTATCAATCGTCAGGTAAAAAAATAGTTCTTGTTGGTATTGCATTCAATACCACTATTAAAAATGTGAGCGAGGTTGAGTTTGTTGAATTGAACTGA